TACAAAGCCGGGAAGTTTTAGCCTAGAGCCTATCTCCACCATAACATCTCCCCAGCCTTTTACATCGTAGCCGTTAGCCACAGGGTCCACTATGGGATGTCTGAGGGCATCCACAGGACCGTCCACGGCGGAGGGGGGTCTGTCCAGCAAAGACAGGGCAAACCACTGCTCCAGATAGGTGGCATCGGGAAGGACTAAGTCAGAGTATGCTACTTGCTCGCTGTAGAAGGCATCTATAGTGATGATCCTGGGTATTATGTAGTTGCCGGAGGGGTCTGTGGCGGTGAGAGCCTTAAGGATATAAGGTATGTTCTGGGAAGAGTTCCAAGCCATGTTTGCCATGTATATCATCAGCACCTCTATACCGTAGGGGTTTTGCTGGTATGCGGCGGGTATCACATTCTGTATGCATCCGTGAGCGGTGAGAGGAAACCACCAGCTGTAAGCCCAGTCTATCCTTATGGGATTGCCCTTTTGGTCCACCAGAAGGTCGTCAGGGTTCTGAGGGTATCCCAGGTGAGGTCCTGGGTATACCTCTCCGTACTTTATCTCATCAGGCTTTGATATTTTATAAGGCTTGGGAAGGTCTTCTATGTGCTTGGGATATGGTGGTTTGTTGAGGAATCCTCCGGGCACATCCACCACACCCAGGAGCATCATAAGAAGGAAAATGGCTCTTGCGGTTTGGAAGCCGTTGGTGTGGGATGCCACACCCCTCATCACATGAAAGGATACGGGTCTTCCTATTACCTTTTTGTGCCTTCTTCCCCACACATCCGTCCACTCTATGGGTAGCTCTATGGGATGGTAAAGGGCAATGCTCCCCATCTCTTTGGCTATGCGTTCTATATCCTTTGCTGGGATACCCGTAATCTTCTCTACTTTCTCAGGCTCATAATCTTTTACAAGCCTTTCGGCAAATATGTCAAAAGCGGGTCTTACCTTGTAGCCTTCTGGAGTGGTAAACTCTCCTATAAAGGCAGGGTCAAGGTCTTCAGGCACTATACGGTCTGCGGATTTAAAGCTATTAGACTTTTTATCAAAGACCATAGGCTTTCCTTCCTCGTTGCGGTAAAAGAGTCCGTCCTTGGATGTGCCAGGTGCCTGAATGACCAGCCACGGCGCGTTGGTATACTCTTTCAAAAACTCCCAGTTTATCAGGTTGTATTTGAAAAGCGCGTGCATTATGCCCATAAAAAAGGCTCCGTCTGTGCCAGGCTTTATGGGAACCCACTCGTCCGCTACAGCTCCGTAGCCCCAGCGCACTGGGTTTACCACTACAAACTTTCCGCCCTTGCGCTTCATCTCTTGAATGCCCAGCTTGAAGGGGTTAGAAGAGTGGTCTTCTGCCACGCCTATGAGCATAAAGTACTTGGTGTGCTCAAAGTCCGCCTCTCCAAACTCCCAGAAAGAGCCTCCTATGGAGTAAAGCCCGGAGGCAGCTATGTTTACAGAGCAAAAGCCCCCGTGAGCTGCCCAGTTTATTGTGCCCAGCTGGCTGGCAAACCAGCTGTTTATAGCTTGCATCTGGTCTCTTCCGGTAAAGAAGGCTATCTTGTAAGGTCCCTTTTTGCGAGCCTCTTCCAGCCACTGGGTGGCAATTCTGAAAGCCTCTTCCCACTCTATCTCCACAAACTGACCAGAACCTCTTGGACCCACCCTCAAAAGCGGTTTTTTTAGCCTCGCAGGACTGTACTCCTTCATTATTCCAGAAGAACCTTTTGCACACAAAACCCCCCTGTTGGTAGGATGCTCATCGTTGCCCTTTATGTAAGTAACTTTGTTGTTTCTCACATAAACTTCTATACCGCACCTGCAGGCGCACATATAACATGTGCTGTAAGACTTCCTCTCGTAAAAACTTCCGCCTATCATGAAAAACCTCCTGCTTAATAAGATATCCCATCGCTGGCAACCTTGATGTTTCAAGTTTCTTATGAAATTATAAGAAATGCTTATGAAATTTATAAGAATATCTAATCTTCTCTCCAGTACTCTTCAAAGGCTATCCAGGTTCTGGGAATGATGTAAGAAAGGTTGTCCCACCTTTTCATATATTTTTTTCGCTTTTTAGCCGCCCTTTCAAGAGTAGTCCCAAAGACCTCCCAAGCTTCTTCTTCATAGTCAGAGAGTTTTCCACTGGCTATAGCTTTACCTGCCATAGTGCCAGAGATTATGGCATTGGCTATACCACCGCCCGTTATAGGATGACAAAAGCCTCCTGCATCACCCACCAGAAGTACGCGGTTGCGAATAACATCAAGCAGCCCCTCCGCGGGGATCCAGCCTCCTGTTCTTGATAGCACCTTCTCTCCTGTTAGCCCCTCTTTAAGAAGCTCGCTTAAAAAAATCTTCAGGCTTTCCATCACATTCATGTTATAGGCAGGGTCTATACCTACGCCCACATTGGCGGACTCACCCTTAGGAAAGACCCAGCCATAACCACCGGGTATATACTCTCTAAAGTAAATAAGAAGGTCTTTAACTTTTGTATTTAGTGGCACTCTTACCTGTGCTGTAGTGAGAAAGTCTTTTGTGTGCTTTCCAGTTTGCTTGGCAACCCTTGACCTTGGTCCATCTGCACCCACTACCACATTTGCCTCTACAAAAAACCTCTCCCTTGTGTGTATCCTTTCAAGCCATACCTTGGGACCCTCCATGCCTACAAAAAGCGTACCAAGTAAGTACTCTGCCCCTTCCTCTCTTGCAAGCTGAGATATATGATAATCAAAAACCTCCCTATTTAGCACAAACCCTTTGGAATTCATCAAAACAGTTTCTCCCCAAGGTGTGAAGTGTAGCATGTTATCCACTTCCTGGCTTATACTCTCTGGTGTAAAAAATTCCGGAAAGGAGTTAAAGAGTTGCACAGGAACAAACTCGGCACACTGAACTGGAGTGCCTATTTTTCTTTTAAAGTCCACCACCAGCACCTTAAGACCGCTCTTTGCCAGAGTGTAAGCGCAGGAAGAACCAGCAGGACCTCCACCTACTACGAGGACATCATACTTTCTCATTGAGTCTTTTGAGAAGTTTTTTAGAAGGTTTAAAGCTCATCAGATACCTCTCTTCCACATACATCTCTATGCCAGTTTTGGGATTTTTTGTAAAGCGACCACCTCTCCGCCTTAGCTTGAAAACTCCAAATCCCCTTATCTCCACCCTGCCATCTTCCGCAGTTTTTTGAACTATCCACGAAAAGACACCCTCCACAAGACTTTTTGCCAACTCTAAAGGTATCTGATACTCCTTTGAGATTTTACTTGCTATCTCTGACTTTTTCACCTTTTTCCTCCACATAGAAGGTTCTAACCCTTTTGCCCTCGCTCATTGCTACAGCTCTGTCCTCCTTTCTGTAATAAACTATCTGGTCCGCCTCAACAAAGTTTTTGCCCTCCTCCACCTTCGCATTTCCAAAGAGCTTTATTACATCGGACTGAAAGTCATACTCCGCTCTGTCTGCAGATGCTCTTCTGTTTCCTTCCACATACTTTACATGACCCTCCGCTTCTGCCTTTTTTGCCTTTCTGTTTTCGTCCAGATATATCACCACCTTATCCGCGGTAATTATCGCATTGCCTCTGCTCAGCTTTACATGGCCTGTATATATGATCCTGTCCTTTTCGTAAGTGAGAGAGTCAGCCTCACCAAGTATCGGCTGGGAAAGTGCTATACCACCCAGAAGGATAAGCATCAAAAAGATTATCATTCCAGTCTCACCTTAGCACTTTTAATTATAATCTTAAGAGGTCTCAGTTGCACCTGAAAGCCTCTGCCTTCCGTCTCTTTTTTGTCCTCTTTTAGGAACACTCTCCCCTCACCCCAAATTTTTCCATCTTTTAGGTCAAGGTCAGCTCTATCCGTTTGCGCGTAAAAGTCTTCTCCCCATATCTCCACTTTCCCCTCAGCATAACCTTTGAGAGTATCGCGATCTATAAAGACCTGGTCAGCTCTGATCCTTTCCTTATCTGTATGCAAAAGCGCATCTTTTAGCGTCACACTTCTTCCTTCCGCATAAAGACTCTTACCTTTGAGCGTCCATTCAATCCCAGACTTTCCATAAGCCTTTATACTTATATCCTGTGCAACACCTTTTTCCTCCTGCCTGACCTTGGGAAGGTCCTGATAAGTTTTTTCCACATAGAGCTTCAGAAGGGTAAAAAGAGTTATTAAAGATAGGCTAAATAGAATGATCTTAAGCATCTTTCAAAACTTCATACAGTACGGCGGTGCGAACATAAACACCATTTTCCACCTGCTTTAGAATAAGAGACTTTTCTGTATAGACCAGCTCCGCCTCTATGTCCACATTTATATTAACAGGCCCAGGGTGCATAAAAAAGCCTTTGAGCTTTTTATAACGCTCTTTGGTAAGCCCAAACTGTAAAAAGTAGCTTTCCTTTGAAGGTATGTAATTCTCTTTAAATCTCTCCTCCTGGAGCCTTAGATATATGACCAGATCAGCCCACTCTAAAGCGGTTGTAATATCGTCAAACACCACCTCTACACCAAAGGGAGTAAGGTCCTTAGGCAGAAGCGTTCTTGGACCTACCACTCCCACCTTTGCCGAATACATGCTAAAAAGGTGAGAGCCAGACCTGAAGACCCTGCTGTGAGCTATGTCTCCTACATAAAGCACCTTAAGACCTTCCAAAGAGCCATACACTTCTATGGCTGTGAAAAGGTCCACAAGCCCCTGTGTGGGGTGTTGATGGGAACCATCACCAGCATTTATCAAAGAGATGCTCTCTTTCAGATAGCTATCGTAAGGAAAGAGCACAAAAGGCACTCTAAAGATCAAAGCTCTAAAGCCCAAAGAGGACAGAGTTTTTACAGTGTCATAAAAAGTCTCGCCTTTCTCTATGGAGCTCTCCCTTGGTCCTGCCCAGTAAGTTCTCAAAGACAGATTCCTACAAGCCATTTCAAAGGAAAACCTTGTCCTTGTAGAACTCTCTAAGAAAAGCAGAGCTACGTCTCCTTTGAGTTTTTCCTGCCTGCCTCCTTTGAACTCGGTATATAACCTAAAAAGATAATCCACCTGACCTTTTGTTAGGTCAAAGGTGCTTATCAGGTGCTTCATGGGTATTATTAGTATATCATTATCCTTATGACTTTTAGGATAGGTTTAGGATTTGATGCTCACGAGTTTGAAGAGGGAAAGCCTCTTTACTTGGGAGGCATACTTATAAAGCACCACGAAGGTTTAAAAGGTCACTCTGATGGTGATGTTTTGCTCCATGCCATCACTGATGCCTTGCTTAGCGCCATAGGAGAACCCGATATAGGTGAGCTTTTTTCTGATAAGGATGTAAGGTGGAAAAATGCTTCTTCAGAGATCTTTTTAAAAGAGGCTTTAAGAAGAACGAGAGAAAAGGGCTACAGCATTGTAAACCTTGATTGCGTCCTGGTGTTGGACAGCCCTAAAATATCCCCTTTAAAAAGTGCCATCGTAGAAAACCTTTCTAAGATAATGCAGGTGGATAAAAGCTGCATATCCATAAAAGGCAAGACAAGGGAGGGCTTTTGTAAAGAGAAAGGTGTGGTATGCTATTGTGTCATCCTTTTGAGTCATGAAGGTTAATCTGGTTCTATCGGGTGGTGCGGCAAGAGGGATCGCTCACATTGGTGTTATCAAAGCTCTTGTAGATATGGGGTTTGACATTCAGTCGGTGAGCGCAGTCAGTGCCGGTGCGCTGGTAGGAGCCTTCTTCTGCGCGGGATATTCACCTGAGGAGATGATAAAGATAGTGAAATCTACTGAATGGATAAAGGTCTTGCGTCCCAAGGTGCCAAGATACGGGTTTTTCAGTCTTAGTAAGGCGGAGAAGTTTCTAAGGAGGTATTTAGAGGTGGAGCTTATAGAGGATTTGGGGAAAAGCCTATATATTGGGGTTTTGGACATAAAGAGCGGTAAGAGCTTTCACCTTAGCAAGGGACAGCTTTATCCTATACTTCTGGGGAGCTGTGCGCTTCCCGGTGTTTTTGAGCCTATAAGGTACGGAGATTACATACTTATTGATGGTGGCGTCACCAACAACCTGCCTGTGGAACCACTTCTTAGCAAGGATGGGCTTTTGGTGGGAGTGGATGTAAACCCTACCAATGCGGTGGAGAAGGTCAGAAATGTGTTTCATATAATAGCGCGAAGCTTTCTTCTGGCAGTGAGGTCCAATGTGGAAAAGAGGAAAGAGCTATGCCATGTTGTTATAGAACCAGAGCTTCAAAATTACTCAGTTATAGATATTTGGAAGGCTGAGGAGATTTATATGCTTGGCTACCAAAAAACCATAGAGGTGATGAAAAATTATGTCCAACAGACTTCTCGTTGATGCCGGCGAAAGCTGGCGATCCGTTGCCAAAAAAGTGACAAAACTTGCTATGCCCATAATACTCTCCAATCTACTTTACACCGTAGAGAGTGCCTTTTCCATAATACTGGTCTCTGGTCTTTCTGCCACTGCGGTGGCTGCAGTGGGCTACTCTGCCAGCATGCTATGGTTTATATACTCCCTCATGGCACTCTCTTATACAGGTACATCCGTTTTGGTTGCCCAGATGACGGGTGCAAGGAAAGATCCATCTCCTGCTCTGCTCTGGGGTTTAGTCATGTCCTTTTTTACAGCCCTGCCTCTTACCTTCGTAGGCACTCATCTGGTAGCCTTTCTCATGGAAAGGTTCGGTGCGTCCAAGGGTGTTGTCTTTCTGGCAAGAGAATATCTTGACCCAATATTTGCCTTTATAACAGTAGGCTTTATAACCAACACCATATACGCAGCATACAACGGCTACGGAGACACAAAAACTCCCTTCAAAGTGGCTCTGATTATGAATTTGGTTAACATATCAAGCGCATACCTTCTTATATACGGCAACTTGGGGTTTCCAAGACTTGAGACA
The DNA window shown above is from Hydrogenobacter thermophilus TK-6 and carries:
- the sreA gene encoding sulfur reductase subunit SreA encodes the protein MIGGSFYERKSYSTCYMCACRCGIEVYVRNNKVTYIKGNDEHPTNRGVLCAKGSSGIMKEYSPARLKKPLLRVGPRGSGQFVEIEWEEAFRIATQWLEEARKKGPYKIAFFTGRDQMQAINSWFASQLGTINWAAHGGFCSVNIAASGLYSIGGSFWEFGEADFEHTKYFMLIGVAEDHSSNPFKLGIQEMKRKGGKFVVVNPVRWGYGAVADEWVPIKPGTDGAFFMGIMHALFKYNLINWEFLKEYTNAPWLVIQAPGTSKDGLFYRNEEGKPMVFDKKSNSFKSADRIVPEDLDPAFIGEFTTPEGYKVRPAFDIFAERLVKDYEPEKVEKITGIPAKDIERIAKEMGSIALYHPIELPIEWTDVWGRRHKKVIGRPVSFHVMRGVASHTNGFQTARAIFLLMMLLGVVDVPGGFLNKPPYPKHIEDLPKPYKISKPDEIKYGEVYPGPHLGYPQNPDDLLVDQKGNPIRIDWAYSWWFPLTAHGCIQNVIPAAYQQNPYGIEVLMIYMANMAWNSSQNIPYILKALTATDPSGNYIIPRIITIDAFYSEQVAYSDLVLPDATYLEQWFALSLLDRPPSAVDGPVDALRHPIVDPVANGYDVKGWGDVMVEIGSRLKLPGFVNEDGTRKYKDFKDFLINWQVKPGVGALAGWRGKNGDKHFVGEPNPNQLEMYIKNKGFFYYKLPEHMRYYRHVNKDYQEWAVSVGFIKKVAPITFNFYLETLQTFRLAGQGLWEGKNQPPNDPVLRDRLVKYFDPLPFWYPPFEEEVSGEEYPLYAFTQRPQWMYHSWDSQNAWLRQISSRNYLYMNPKTAQKLGIKHLDWVWVESRVGKVKCQAFLTNTTEPNSVWTWNAIGKMKGTWGLKPEAEEGHEGFLLNHVVPHSININGREVYYGDPITGHLAWFDTKVKVYKAEDQTPETYPQFEVEPLDYIKERWVPVLRYKP
- a CDS encoding geranylgeranyl reductase family protein — translated: MRKYDVLVVGGGPAGSSCAYTLAKSGLKVLVVDFKRKIGTPVQCAEFVPVQLFNSFPEFFTPESISQEVDNMLHFTPWGETVLMNSKGFVLNREVFDYHISQLAREEGAEYLLGTLFVGMEGPKVWLERIHTRERFFVEANVVVGADGPRSRVAKQTGKHTKDFLTTAQVRVPLNTKVKDLLIYFREYIPGGYGWVFPKGESANVGVGIDPAYNMNVMESLKIFLSELLKEGLTGEKVLSRTGGWIPAEGLLDVIRNRVLLVGDAGGFCHPITGGGIANAIISGTMAGKAIASGKLSDYEEEAWEVFGTTLERAAKKRKKYMKRWDNLSYIIPRTWIAFEEYWRED
- a CDS encoding HU family DNA-binding protein; protein product: MKKSEIASKISKEYQIPLELAKSLVEGVFSWIVQKTAEDGRVEIRGFGVFKLRRRGGRFTKNPKTGIEMYVEERYLMSFKPSKKLLKRLNEKV
- the lptA gene encoding lipopolysaccharide transport periplasmic protein LptA codes for the protein MLILLGGIALSQPILGEADSLTYEKDRIIYTGHVKLSRGNAIITADKVVIYLDENRKAKKAEAEGHVKYVEGNRRASADRAEYDFQSDVIKLFGNAKVEEGKNFVEADQIVYYRKEDRAVAMSEGKRVRTFYVEEKGEKVRDSK
- a CDS encoding aspartate carbamoyltransferase catalytic subunit; its protein translation is MKHLISTFDLTKGQVDYLFRLYTEFKGGRQEKLKGDVALLFLESSTRTRFSFEMACRNLSLRTYWAGPRESSIEKGETFYDTVKTLSSLGFRALIFRVPFVLFPYDSYLKESISLINAGDGSHQHPTQGLVDLFTAIEVYGSLEGLKVLYVGDIAHSRVFRSGSHLFSMYSAKVGVVGPRTLLPKDLTPFGVEVVFDDITTALEWADLVIYLRLQEERFKENYIPSKESYFLQFGLTKERYKKLKGFFMHPGPVNINVDIEAELVYTEKSLILKQVENGVYVRTAVLYEVLKDA
- the ispF gene encoding 2-C-methyl-D-erythritol 2,4-cyclodiphosphate synthase, translated to MTFRIGLGFDAHEFEEGKPLYLGGILIKHHEGLKGHSDGDVLLHAITDALLSAIGEPDIGELFSDKDVRWKNASSEIFLKEALRRTREKGYSIVNLDCVLVLDSPKISPLKSAIVENLSKIMQVDKSCISIKGKTREGFCKEKGVVCYCVILLSHEG
- a CDS encoding patatin-like phospholipase family protein — encoded protein: MKVNLVLSGGAARGIAHIGVIKALVDMGFDIQSVSAVSAGALVGAFFCAGYSPEEMIKIVKSTEWIKVLRPKVPRYGFFSLSKAEKFLRRYLEVELIEDLGKSLYIGVLDIKSGKSFHLSKGQLYPILLGSCALPGVFEPIRYGDYILIDGGVTNNLPVEPLLSKDGLLVGVDVNPTNAVEKVRNVFHIIARSFLLAVRSNVEKRKELCHVVIEPELQNYSVIDIWKAEEIYMLGYQKTIEVMKNYVQQTSR